In Oryza sativa Japonica Group chromosome 2, ASM3414082v1, the following are encoded in one genomic region:
- the LOC4329228 gene encoding vacuolar protein sorting-associated protein 45 homolog produces MTLITLIRDYIDRMLHDIPGMKVLVLDPDTVGMVSVVYSQSDLLRKEVFLVETVDNASSSRESMAHLKAVYFLRPSSDNVQKLRRHLAAPRFAEYHLFFSNVLKIPQIQVLADSDEQEVVQQVQEFYADFCAIDPYHFTLNIRNNHVYMLPMVVDPPGMQSFCDRAVDGIASVFLALKRRPVIRYQRTSDVAKRIAQETARLMYEQESGLFDFRRTENSSLLLVIDRRDDPVTPLLNQWTYQAMVHELIGIENNKVDLREYPNVPKDQKEVVLSSVQDEFFRANMFENFGDLGMNIKRMVDDFQHLSKTSQNIQSISDMSKFLSNYPEYRKTHGNVTKHVALVSEMSRIVEERKIMLISQTEQELACTSGQAAAFEAVTSLLNNESVSDIDRLRLVLLYALRYEKESPVQLMQLFNKLASRSAKYKSGLVQFLLKQAGVDKRTGDLYGNRDLLNIARNMARGLKGVENVYTQHQPLLFQTMEGIVKARLRDADYPLVGNHFQQNRPQDVVLFIVGGTTYEEARSVALYNAANPGVRFFLGGSVVLNSKRFLDDLGEAQRISKSSSLV; encoded by the exons ATGACGCTGATCACCCTCATCCGCGACTACATCGATCGCATGCTCCACGACATCCCCGGGATGAAGGTCCTCGTCCTCGACCCCGATACC GTGGGGATGGTAAGCGTGGTGTACAGCCAGTCAGATCTCCTCCGGAAGGAGGTGTTCCTCGTGGAGACGGTCGACAACGCCTCCAGCTCCAGGGAGTCCATGGCGCACCTCAAGGCCGTCTACTTCCTCCGCCCCTCCTCCGATAACGTCCAGAAGCTCCGCCGGCATCTCGCCGCCCCGCGTTTCGCCGAGTACCACCTCT TCTTCTCCAATGTATTGAAGATTCCACAGATTCAGGTGCTCGCAGATTCCGATGAGCAGGAGGTTGTGCAGCAAGTTCAG GAGTTCTATGCTGATTTTTGTGCCATCGACCCTTACCATTTCACGCTGAACATACGCAATAACCACGTCTACATGCTTCCAATGGTGGTGGATCCTCCTGGTATGCAGAGTTTCTGTGATCGGGCTGTTGATGGCATTGCTTCTGTCTTCCTGGCTCTCAAGCGCCGTCCTGTTATTAGATACCAAAGGACATCTGATGTTGCAAAAAGGATTGCACAAGAAACTGCG AGATTGATGTATGAGCAGGAAAGTGGCTTGTTTGATTTTAGACGAACTGAGAACTCTTCCTTGTTGCTGGTGATTGACAGAAGGGATGATCCTGTTACCCCGTTACTTAACCAATGGACATATCAG GCAATGGTTCATGAACTTATTGGAATTGAGAACAATAAAGTTGATCTAAGGGAATATCCTAATGTCCCTAAAGACCAGAAG GAGGTGGTTCTATCATCAGTTCAGGATGAATTTTTTAGGGCTAACATGTTCGAGAATTTTGGTGATCTTGGTATGAATATCAAAAGAATGGTAGATGACTTTCAACATCTTTCGAAGACCAGCCAGAATATTCAGAGCATAA GTGATATGTCAAAATTTCTGAGCAACTACCCTGAATATCGGAAGACTCATGGAAATGTAACGAAGCATGTTGCTTTGGTCAGTGAGATGAGCAGAATTGTGGAGGAAAGGAAGATTATGCTAATTTCCCAGACGGAGCAAGAGTTAGCATGTACAAGTGGACAAGCAGCTGCTTTCGAG GCTGTCACTTCCTTGCTAAACAATGAAAGTGTGTCTGATATTGATCGTTTACGGTTAGTATTGCTCTATGCTTTGAGGTATGAAAAGGAGAGTCCGGTTCAGTTGATGCAGCTTTTCAATAAATTGGCTTCTCGTTCTGCTAAATACAAGTCAGGG CTGGTTCAATTCCTCCTCAAACAGGCTGGTGTTGATAAGAGAACAGGTGACTTATATGGGAACCGTGATCTATTAAATATTGCTCGCAACATGGCTCGTGGACTCAAG GGCGTTGAGAATGTATACACCCAACATCAGCCTCTTCTCTTTCAGACCATGGAAGGAATTGTAAAGGCACGATTACGAGATGCTGATTATCCGCTTGTTGGCAATCATTTCCAGCAGAACAG GCCTCAAGATGTTGTGCTGTTCATTGTTGGAGGGACGACTTACGAGGAAGCAAGATCAGTAGCCCTTTACAATGCAGCAAATCCTGGAGTTCGGTTCTTTCTTGGTGGTTCAGTGGTTCTAAATTCAAAGAG ATTTCTTGATGACTTAGGAGAGGCACAGAGAATATCGAAATCGAGCAGTCTAGTATGA